A single window of Loxodonta africana isolate mLoxAfr1 chromosome 10, mLoxAfr1.hap2, whole genome shotgun sequence DNA harbors:
- the GPHB5 gene encoding glycoprotein hormone beta-5, with the protein MRPAYLFLGPMALLLLVGCSCVLSTSNESLHTFVGCAVREFTFVAKKPGCRGLRITTDACWGRCETWEKPILEPPYIEAYHRVCTYNETKQVTVKLPNCAPGVDPFYTYPVAVRCDCGACSTATTECETI; encoded by the exons ATGAGGCCTGCATACCTTTTCCTTGGCCCCATGGCCCTCCTCCTTCTGGTTGGCTGCAGCTGTGTCCTCAGCACCTCCAATGAGAGCCTGCACACCTTTGTGGGCTGTGCTGTGAGGGAGTTTACTTTTGTGGCCAAGAAGCCGGGTTGCAGAGGCCTTCGAATCACCACGGATGCCTGCTGGGGCCGCTGTGAGACTTGGGAG AAACCCATTCTGGAACCTCCCTACATTGAAGCTTATCATCGAGTCTGTACCTACAATGAGACCAAACAGGTGACCGTCAAGCTGCCTAACTGTGCTCCTGGAGTCGATCCCTTCTACACCTACCCCGTGGCTGTCCGCTGTGACTGCGGGGCCTGCTCCACTGCTACCACCGAGTGTGAGACCATCTGA